The following are from one region of the Saccharomyces kudriavzevii IFO 1802 strain IFO1802 genome assembly, chromosome: 12 genome:
- the SKDI12G3890 gene encoding uncharacterized protein (similar to Saccharomyces cerevisiae YLR361C-A; ancestral locus Anc_4.201) → MAVSDNSTSRTQRTQNIEELEKKLGDNPKIALKGGGKTKLMDFEQLRKPHCVKPSARPPVENTAGGLLRAGGHRPQLSDEEVSKRRYENSGEQEDH, encoded by the coding sequence ATGGCAGTTAGCGATAATAGTACCAGTCGTACGCAACGTACTCAAAATATAGAAGAATTAGAGAAGAAGTTGGGCGATAATCCAAAAATTGCTTTAAAGGGGGGAGGAAAGACGAAGTTAATGGATTTTGAACAACTGCGCAAGCCCCATTGCGTAAAGCCTAGTGCAAGACCTCCAGTAGAAAATACTGCTGGTGGTTTATTGAGAGCAGGTGGTCACAGGCCTCAGCTAAGTGATGAAGAGGTTTCTAAAAGACGCTATGAGAATTCTGGTGAACAAGAAGATCATTAA
- the STE11 gene encoding mitogen-activated protein kinase kinase kinase STE11 (similar to Saccharomyces cerevisiae STE11 (YLR362W); ancestral locus Anc_4.202) encodes MSEEYMEQVQSAEGSGLIVSDEKVNDLPFVELFLGEIGCAKYLDKFVQCNLVTEEEIKYLDKDILTALGINKIGDRLRIMRKAKSFQRGKRIEQVNELKNLMEKVSSLSTATLSMNSDLVPEKHCVIFILNDGSAKKVNVNGCFNADSIKKRLIRRLPHELLATNSDGQVTKMVQDYDVFVLDYVKNVLHLLYDVELVTICHANDRVEKNRIIFVSKDQTPSDKAISTSKKLYLRTLSALSQVGSSSSNLLLQDKGVSNNSPEGKLLIDNVEKDRIRQIFNQRPPSEFISTNLAGYFPHTDMKRLQKTMRESFRHSARLSINKSRNLSAESNNIGDILLKHSNAVDMALLQGLDQTRLNSKLDKTKISKLTNKKAGTKDTISNQLELLSVGSGGEEDYDFLGEDSEVVSLPTKIATPKNWLKGACIGSGSFGSVYLGMNAHTGELMAVKQVEIKNGNIGASTCNNNNINKQTKMDENNDQKEQLLLRSQNQQKEKSEDVGAVNHPKTNQNIHKKMVDALQHEMNLLKELHHENIVTYYGASQEGGNLNIFLEYVPGGSVSSMLNNYGPFEESLITNFTRQILIGVAYLHKKNIIHRDIKGANILIDIKGCVKITDFGISKKLSPLNKKQNKRASLQGSVFWMSPEVVKQTATTAKADIWSTACVVVEMFTGKHPFPDFSQMQAIFKIGTNTTPEIPSWATSEGKNFLRKAFELDYEYRPTALELLQHPWLDAHIL; translated from the coding sequence ATGAGCGAAGAATACATGGAGCAGGTGCAAAGTGCAGAAGGTAGTGGCTTAATAGTAAGTGATGAAAAGGTTAATGATCTACCTTTTGTAGAGTTATTTCTGGGAGAAATCGGCTGTGCCAAATACCTGGATAAATTTGTCCAATGTAATCTTGTTACagaggaagaaatcaaatACCTAGACAAGGATATCCTCACTGCTTTGGGAATAAACAAAATAGGAGACAGACTTAGAATAATGAGGAAGGCTAAATCGTTTCAAAGAGGCAAACGCATTGAGCAAGTAAACGAATTAAAAAACTTGATGGAGAAAGTAAGCTCTCTATCCACTGCCACATTGTCTATGAATTCAGACTTAGTCCCTGAAAAGCATTGCGTGATATTTATTTTAAACGATGGTTCTGCTAAAAAGGTTAATGTGAATGGCTGTTTTAACGCAGACTCTATTAAGAAGAGGTTGATCAGGAGATTACCCCACGAATTATTAGCGACAAATTCTGATGGGCAAGTAACTAAAATGGTTCAGGATTATGATGTATTTGTCTTAGACTACGTCAAGAACGTGTTACATTTGCTGTATGATGTGGAATTAGTCACTATATGTCATGCAAACGATCGAGTTGAGAAAAAtagaataatttttgtttctaAGGACCAGACTCCGAGCGATAAAGCAATATCAACTTCCAAGAAACTGTATTTGAGAACATTGAGTGCATTGAGCCAGGTAggatcatcttcatcaaactTGCTACTACAGGACAAGGGTGTTTCGAATAACTCTCCTGAAGGGAAACTCCTGATTGACAATGTCGAAAAGGATAGAATAAGGCAAATATTCAATCAAAGACCCCCCAGTGAGTTTATCTCGACCAATTTGGCAGGATATTTCCCTCATACAGATATGAAACGCTTGCAAAAGACCATGAGGGAGTCATTTCGTCATTCAGCAAGATTAAGCATCAATAAAAGTAGAAATCTAAGTGCAGAGTCAAACAACATCGGGGACATTCTGTTGAAGCACTCAAATGCCGTTGATATGGCATTATTACAGGGATTAGACCAAACAAGATTAAATAGTAAGCTTGACAAAACCAAGATTTCTAAACttacaaataaaaaagcaGGCACTAAAGATACTATATCTAATCAGCTAGAACTATTAAGCGTTGGATCTGGTGGAGAGGAAGATTATGACTTTCTCGGAGAGGACAGTGAAGTTGTCTCACTACCAACAAAAATTGCTACACCCAAAAACTGGTTGAAGGGTGCTTGCATCGGATCAGGCAGTTTTGGGAGTGTTTACTTGGGTATGAATGCTCATACTGGTGAACTAATGGCAGTAAAACAAGTGGAGATCAAAAATGGCAATATCGGAGCATCCACCtgcaacaataacaacatCAATAAGCAGACTAAGATGGATGAGAATAATGATCAGAAGGAGCAACTGCTACTACGCTCACAAAACcaacaaaaagagaaatcaGAGGATGTCGGAGCCGTAAATCATCCAAAAACcaatcaaaatattcataaaaaaatggtagATGCCTTACAACATGAaatgaatttattgaaggaGCTACATCATGAAAACATAGTTACTTATTATGGTGCCTCTCAAGAAGGCGgaaatttgaatatattcCTTGAATACGTTCCAGGGGGTTCAGTTTCGTCTATGTTAAACAATTACGGTccatttgaagaatcaCTGATTACTAACTTTACCAGACAAATACTCATAGGGGTTGCATATTTACATAAGAAAAACATTATTCACCGAGATATCAAGGGTGCAAACATTTTGATCGATATTAAAGGTTGCGTAAAGATAACTGATTTTggtatttcaaaaaaactatCACCTCTGaataagaaacaaaataaaagagcTTCTTTGCAAGGCTCTGTGTTTTGGATGTCACCAGAAGTTGTTAAACAAACCGCTACTACTGCTAAAGCAGACATATGGTCTACCGCATGCGTTGTTGTTGAAATGTTCACTGGTAAGCATCCATTCCCagatttttctcaaatgcaagcaattttcaaaataggTACCAACACGACTCCTGAAATACCTTCCTGGGCTACGTCGGAAGGAAAGAATTTTCTGAGAAAGGCATTTGAACTGGATTATGAGTACAGACCTACTGCTCTTGAGCTGCTGCAGCATCCGTGGTTGGATGCACATATCctttaa
- the NMD4 gene encoding Nmd4p (similar to Saccharomyces cerevisiae NMD4 (YLR363C); ancestral locus Anc_4.205) yields the protein MTQYNFIIDASAFEKGLGNIKRWCSDCTETVTLNFYIPTFTLNELDFLQQRRKSFAARESLKFIDRLDDSNFSNLKVFIEFPEVLDIILWSDVMEHDNGAGKANMAKLPKRLKNLLKSCIYKCYLQGNEGLHWFLISEDPQIRELAVQCNIPSCSIVDVDSILSKDMNDKSFRESEKFNNVMLKNGTKEESENGRETIKTNFDKTVYASRGTGELWSP from the coding sequence ATGACACAGTATAATTTCATTATAGATGCTTCGgcttttgaaaagggtTTAGGCAATATCAAGAGGTGGTGTTCTGATTGTACAGAGACAGtaactttgaatttctaTATTCCAACTTTCACACTGAATGAACtggattttcttcaacaaagaCGCAAAAGCTTCGCAGCTCGCGAATCCTTAAAATTTATCGACAGGTTAGATGACTctaatttttctaatttgaaagttttcatTGAGTTTCCTGAAGTTTTGGATATCATCTTATGGTCAGATGTTATGGAACATGACAACGGCGCTGGGAAGGCGAATATGGCTAAATTGCCGAAGAGATTGAAGAATTTACTGAAAAGTTGTATCTACAAGTGCTACTTGCAAGGAAATGAGGGGTTGCATTGGTTTTTGATTAGTGAAGACCCCCAAATCCGCGAATTAGCTGTGCAATGCAACATCCCCTCTTGTTCTATTGTTGATGTAGATTCAATTTTGTCTAAGGATATGAATGACAAATCATTTAGAGAGAGTGAAAAGTTCAATAATGTGATGCTTAAAAATGGCACTAAGGAAGAAAGCGAAAACGGTAGAGAAACCATTAAAACTAACTTCGACAAAACAGTTTATGCTTCTAGAGGTACGGGTGAATTGTGGTCTCCATAA
- the SKDI12G3920 gene encoding uncharacterized protein (similar to Saccharomyces cerevisiae YLR363W-A; ancestral locus Anc_4.208): MPQKPLKVTKKVKDPRRVTKKQKNLRKAAPLQLKSKKKSLLHLKKLKKRSSLTETTERLVASKVGHLELLRGTRKELEKGKKASK; encoded by the coding sequence ATGCCTCAAAAACCACTCAAAGTCACCAAGAAAGTCAAGGATCCACGTAGGGTTACgaagaagcagaaaaacTTAAGAAAAGCTGCCCCATTGCAgttaaaatcaaaaaagaagtcTCTACTgcatttgaagaaattgaagaagagatCTTCTCTTACTGAGACTACTGAAAGGTTAGTCGCTAGTAAAGTTGGCCATTTAGAGCTGTTAAGAGGTACTAGAAAAGAATTGGAGAAGGGCAAGAAGGCCTCCAAGTGA